One window of the Candidatus Zixiibacteriota bacterium genome contains the following:
- a CDS encoding von Willebrand factor type A domain-containing protein, with amino-acid sequence MNKLKLMLAVVAAVLSTAFATAAGEKPAAGSISGCLTDSETGQPVSGAWVTISETGDRVQTDSSGCFSINGVPRAVYHLEVSHPDYGIVKGLPELVVAVNAGKEKLVQIALTTKAKKDGGTTAPRLTAPAPGEDSKSSEGMSKLRQGAATGEPDATYRLEEQRVQSGDHSYGGTTLMPVPKRAPSVDYHPNYSDYWLPQDMFFEDYGTNGFTDTRRDRFSTFALDVDDASYNLVRRYLLDGHVPPRDAVRVEEFINHFEYGYNVPNDETFRVFTEMTDSPFESDIKVLKVAVKGREIDRFERKPMNVTFVIDVSGSMGRDNRFALVSGSIKALVKQLNRHDRVGMVAYGSQAFVVFEPIAADRHWDIFAAVDRLRVGGSTYAEAGIRLGYEMANRQFVNGHNNVIILCSDGVANVGRTSPDEIMREVQRFARRGIVMSTFGYGMGNYNDVLLEQLAVKGNGRYAYVNDSDDIRDEFVDNVIGTLQVLARDVKVQVEFNPKAVKAYRLLGYENRAVADNRFRDNRQDGGEVGAGHEITAVYELEMNRGRKFGQIATVHVRWKDPSGKQVFELGRDAQWRQHYAGFEQSRPELRLAIVAGRFAEVLKQTPYAAGTSFETLYRLAEPLRHELPGEQTEDLLNLIRRAADLSGWHTDYDEDDYFYGDRNYKR; translated from the coding sequence ATGAATAAGTTGAAACTAATGTTGGCTGTCGTGGCGGCTGTCTTAAGCACGGCTTTTGCCACGGCAGCGGGCGAAAAGCCCGCCGCTGGTTCGATCAGCGGATGCCTGACCGACTCTGAAACCGGGCAGCCTGTCTCCGGCGCATGGGTGACCATCTCCGAAACCGGCGACCGCGTCCAGACGGATTCGTCCGGGTGCTTTTCTATTAATGGAGTCCCCCGCGCAGTCTACCACCTGGAGGTTTCTCATCCGGACTATGGCATCGTCAAGGGGCTGCCGGAACTGGTAGTTGCAGTCAATGCCGGAAAGGAGAAACTGGTTCAGATTGCGCTTACGACCAAAGCCAAAAAGGATGGCGGAACGACCGCGCCGCGCCTCACCGCACCTGCTCCCGGCGAAGACTCGAAAAGTAGTGAGGGTATGTCAAAGCTGAGGCAGGGAGCGGCAACCGGCGAACCCGATGCAACCTACCGGCTGGAGGAGCAGCGCGTCCAGTCCGGCGACCACTCATACGGCGGCACGACCCTAATGCCGGTGCCCAAACGGGCGCCGTCGGTCGACTATCACCCCAACTACAGTGACTACTGGCTGCCCCAGGACATGTTTTTCGAGGACTACGGCACCAACGGGTTCACCGATACACGCCGCGATCGCTTCTCGACTTTTGCGCTCGATGTCGACGATGCCTCGTACAACCTCGTGCGGCGGTATCTGCTCGACGGTCACGTGCCGCCGCGTGACGCAGTCCGAGTGGAGGAGTTCATCAACCACTTCGAGTACGGTTATAATGTTCCCAATGACGAGACCTTCCGCGTCTTCACCGAGATGACTGATTCGCCCTTCGAGAGCGACATCAAAGTGCTGAAAGTGGCGGTAAAGGGACGGGAGATCGACCGCTTTGAGCGCAAGCCGATGAATGTCACATTCGTAATCGACGTATCCGGATCGATGGGGCGCGACAACCGCTTTGCCCTGGTCAGCGGGTCGATCAAGGCTCTCGTGAAGCAGCTCAACAGGCATGATCGGGTCGGCATGGTGGCTTACGGCTCACAGGCGTTTGTCGTGTTCGAACCGATTGCCGCTGACCGCCACTGGGATATCTTCGCAGCGGTCGACAGGCTCCGAGTGGGTGGCTCAACTTACGCAGAAGCTGGCATCCGTCTCGGTTACGAGATGGCCAATCGGCAGTTTGTCAACGGCCACAACAACGTCATAATCCTGTGCAGCGACGGGGTTGCCAATGTCGGGCGGACCAGCCCGGATGAGATCATGCGCGAGGTGCAGCGGTTCGCTCGTCGGGGGATTGTCATGTCGACTTTCGGTTACGGCATGGGCAATTACAATGACGTGCTTCTTGAGCAACTGGCGGTCAAGGGGAACGGACGGTACGCCTATGTAAACGACTCGGATGACATCAGAGATGAGTTCGTTGATAACGTAATCGGCACGCTGCAAGTGCTAGCGCGCGATGTCAAGGTTCAGGTCGAATTCAATCCCAAAGCCGTCAAAGCCTATCGCCTGCTGGGATATGAAAACCGGGCGGTGGCCGATAACCGTTTCCGAGATAATCGCCAGGACGGCGGCGAAGTAGGCGCTGGTCACGAGATTACGGCGGTCTATGAACTCGAAATGAATCGGGGTCGCAAGTTTGGGCAGATCGCGACCGTTCACGTGCGCTGGAAAGACCCCTCAGGAAAGCAGGTATTCGAACTTGGCCGCGACGCGCAGTGGAGGCAGCACTACGCCGGTTTCGAGCAATCACGGCCTGAGCTCCGGCTGGCTATAGTGGCCGGTCGCTTTGCCGAGGTGCTGAAACAGACGCCATATGCAGCGGGGACATCGTTCGAGACTCTGTATCGCCTCGCGGAGCCGCTTCGCCACGAGCTCCCCGGCGAACAGACCGAGGATCTGCTGAATCTGATTCGCCGCGCCGCCGATCTCTCAGGCTGGCACACGGACTACGACGAAGATGACTACTTCTACGGCGACCGCAATTACAAGCGGTGA